GGTAAAAACTGCTTTGGGGTGAGTGCGGATCAGTCTGTCGATTCATTTTTGACCATTTACTGACAGTTAATGAACAGGTAATACTAAATTACCCTACCTGTGCAGCTCACCTCAGCATACATTACTTTGTAGTTACACAAAGTACCACAGTAATGAGTTACATTTTTACTAGGTGTATGTCTAATTACCTGGCGTGTCAATTATGTTGATGTTGTGATCTTTCCACACGGTGTATGTAGCAGCTGACTGGATGGTGATGCCTCGTTGTCTCTCCAACTCCATGGAGTCCATAGTGGCTCCAACGCCATCTTTCCCCTTCACCTACACAACGCAGGTGAGGGAAAGCATTCGTGAGCCTCACCTAAACGGAAAAAAGAGCTTGATGAAGACAATGAAACGGACTCACCTCATGGATCTCTGCTATCCTGCCGGTGTAGTAGAGCACGCGCTCGGTCAGGGTGGTTTTCCCAGAGTCGATGTGAGCGGAGATCCCGATGTTGCGGATCCTCTCGCTTGGAAAGACACCAGAGGAGCAGCTCCGGCAGCTGTTGATGAGCACCTGAGGATATGAAACCATCACAGTTCACTCGATCTACCGACTGTAAAACAAACTGGACTGAGGTCAAGTCAGCAGACTCGGGTTAGATAATATTACCTTTTTAAGTGTGACGCTTCCTCGCGCCGAAAGATGCGTTTTAGCTAAAAACATGCCCGCTTTTAACACCCTCATCTCGGCAACAGCTCAGTGGAGTACAGCTTGGTCGTAGTATTGCCCTGTTTAGACGACCCCGGTGCTGCTGACACCCCGGTGAAAGTCACGCCGGGACCCTAGCTGGTTGTGAAACGACTGCTTCCGGGTCTACGGAAGCCCAGAAGTACCAAAATCACAAACGTTTAAGTTTTCTCTTAAAacgcattatttatttattgtgccctttctttcttttaattttattttaatgtttcacGTGTTTTGTAAAAGCCAAACGTGTTTAGCCACAAATCCTAATTTATCTGTttgataaattattttttaggaaataaaaaatatatctcCAACTTGCACATGAAAAATATCTGAACctttgtgttgactgtcatgtctattttatttatcacctatagcacatttaaactaCAGAAGTTGAACCAAAGTGCTTAATAAGCaagcacatttacattccaggtctTAAAGTAacccagtttcaaaatacatgaaaagttgaaaggtgtgttttgttgtgttaactgATTATTGTGGAAATTAAATTCACAGTCCTTAAAAtcagaatttgcaaattcataatgattcatctcataaatcattACACACTGCTCTTCCCTTCATAAGCCGCCTTTATAAGTTAAAAGTATCAGTATCAGTATTGGTATCGGCAATAATGGCCTTGTATTTATTTGGTATCGATCAATACCAAAATTTTCAGTATCGCACACCGCTAGTTCaccactaaaaagaaaaaaagaggtaaTATCTCAAGATTTCAACTTACATCTGAAAACTCCAAATTTTAGTCATTAAATCGAAATTTCAGCATATTAAGTTGTCATTTTTACTTACAGATAGATAAAAAGAAATCACGGGCATTAACAAATTTCCATACTATACTTCTAAATGTAAGAAATCCAAAATTATTTCTGGATGGTCAACTTTGGTATTTCTTGAAtatcaaacacaaaaaaatgcaaacataattttttttaagctacCTTGCTGTTACGATGTTTCCGCTTTTGTTTTatcagactaaaaaaaaaattaaccttTCTCAATTGTTAAGGTTACAAACGGTTTTTCTTTAGCGCCTAAAAAGCCAAAATTCGTGGTGCACTTGAAGGTAACGCTATTAAATGACCGGTAGGCCACCGTCGGGTCGTTTTGAGTAGGTTTGTGACGTTTTCTTAGAAATAATAAAGATTGTTTTGGGTGACAACATTTTGTTTGGTCGCCTTTTTCTTGGGTCTTTTCTTATTTACTGTACTTGTGGTCGTGGCTGCGTTTTTAACTGAGCTAaatcgtgtttcttttttgttttttgtggccGTTAGGTCTTGTCGTTTGGAAGCTCGTTAGCTTGTGCCACTTTAGGTGTCTCTGGAAGTTACTAAGCCTGAAAGTTAACGACACTTGCCTCCGTTTTACCAGCGCTTCCTCTTTTACTTTAACCACATGCTGATACTTCACTTCGTGCAGCAGCGATTCACACACACTAGCTGAACAGCTCATGATCACAGACACATCATCATTTTCACGTCCTGccaggagtttttaaaaaccTCTGCATCCCTGCCAGCTATTTTTAACAGCTGTGTACCACCCGAGGAGCACTTCAGGATCAGTCAGGTAAGATTAGCtcaagtttgtgtgtctgtgtgtgtgtgtgtgtgtgtatgtgttttttatCCGTTTGGTTGTTTTGCTTGGCTGAAAACGCGCAGATAAGACTTGTCTCTTCTTATTGTTTGATCACAGGAAACTGGTACGGGCGTTTTAACTTAGGGCCAAGTTAAAATCAGGATTTTAAAAAGCTCTCGTGCTGCCCAAGCTCAAATTGAAAGTGTGTGCTAAACCGCcctttaaacaaatgactcaCTGATAAGTCTCTTCATGTAGATTGGCTGTGTTTTCCATTTTAGCCACAAAGTGTATGCTGCTGATTGAACAAACAGATGAGTGGTTTTGATGGCAGTGCTTTACTGCCATTTATCACCCTGAGATCTATTTTAAgggagtgggtttttttttttaatttattttattttgttgggttttttttaaagacttgtTTTGAAATGATCAACTTCCCATAAACTATGTGTCACTGTATGAGCCCCTGCGGATGGCACAACATTCACAGTTATTCACGCCAGCGTGAGTCATTATATAGGATTAGTTATTATTTGGATTATGAATATAGTGAACTGTGTGGTTCTGTATGAGCTGTATTTTCCTTTGTTATCCTTGCTGTCTCATTTCCTGTAAGCATTCCTTTTCAGCTGTCACAGCAAATAACAATCACTTTACCTCACCGTGTTTCATTTATAATGTCGGAAAGGCTTGAAACGGCTTTCTGATAGAGGAAAAGTCATGATTTGACCCTTTTAAAACACTGCTGTCTTTTGTATTTACATGAGAAATGTTGCAAAACAGCAATTCCTATGAGCAGATAGAGGAAGTTGAAGCTGTGTTTTGACATAGCTGACTAGAACGACTGTAAATGCATTATTAAAGGGAACAACctgtgctttttcttcttttctattatttatatatagtggatgatcaaattaaaaaaataacaaaggaaCAAAAGTTAAGTAAGTGGGGTTAGCCTACCAGCAGCCTGAAGCGTCAAACTGCTGGtacactgtacataaaagatggacattgACATGGCCATAGTGACATCACCTGTTGTTCATGAGTTCTCATTTTGAAGCACTGAGCTTAGCGTTGTTTCCGTCGCCATCTTGGTGGTTTGAAACTAACCGTGATAACAAGGCGGATCTGGCGAAGAATCCAAAGGAGGCTGCACCCCCGTAGGCTGGTAGTTTGTCAATCAAAACGTACAGATAATTATTTTCAAAAAATTCAAGTTTGACTTTAACTCAAGAAGGTTTGAAACTACCAACCAATACCATCAACACATcagaaataatattaataactgctgtaacaaaacattttcccaAGTATTGGATAAAGTGTTTATTGTATCCAACTTATCttgaaaataaatatagaaaaatcAGAGGAGTCGCCCTCTGCTGGTCTTTACAAAGAATGCAGGACATGCAGCCTACTTCCATCTTTTCTATACAGGTAGtgagaattttttatttatgaggggcagccaatcagaagaaatcTGAATTAAAGAGGAGGGGAAGTGGATCTATGAGTGTTTCAGATAGTAAATGACTTCACAGGCTGCACCAAGGTCCAGTATAAGATAAAAGTGGGTTATTTTGCATGCTGTATCAGAATAGACAAAAGTACTCTTGTAAAGTCCATGAATAAAGATAAGCTGGAAGGGATCTTAATAGTTTAACCCTTTAGCCAGTGGAAACAAGTTACGTCATAAAAGTAGACCATCTAGATGGGCGAATTTGCTGTTGCAGCGATGAGTATTTTACATTTGTCTTCTTAAATCATCAAATTCTGACATATTAATTTAAAGTGATTGTTCTTTGCCTTGAAAAATGTCCGAATTATGTAATGCTGACTATTTAAACTCTTAATTTGGACATATcaatgctttgttttgttttacgcCCACTATTCCCTattgggggatttttttcatttttttattttttgaatgaAACATAACGATAGCAGTCTAAATGAAGCTTACTGGGACAAATGTATCGTGTCCAGACACAGGAGGGCAGTATTAGACAGACGTGACTAATGGTGAAACTGACTAAATCTCAGTGAAACTTTTACAGTTTTCCCCCACGCCAGCTTCCCCCCCCTCCCTGTAATATTTAAATCTTTGTTCTTGTCATATTTTCCTGTAATTATACTCCAGTGCAGTTTCCAGTGAGCCTTTATCTGACAGTTTCTGTCCTGTAGTCTGGAAATAATATGTGACTTTTAAGGGTGATTAAGCACATAAGAGTTTGCATTCTTGAATCAAGCGCTGGTTTAAATGTgcgtttgttttttgtgctgcTATGGATCATATTATCATTGTGTCATTGGGGACTCTTTAGGTAAGGTAAGGGTTTATGGTTTTATTTGTCTATTGTCCTTGCAATTTTGCTTACTAAATCAGACATCATCTGCTTGTTTTCACAGATCAGTATAATCCCAGATGATTAACAGGGATTGATCAATAGCACTAACTGGAGTGTGTGATTAATGGATTACCGTGGCTTGATGGAGTCACTGGCTAAGTAGTTTCGACTGTTTTCTAAATCATACTTTGAGGGTGTGTCTGGGTCACTGCTACTACTACGGCATGCAGGATGGGCCAAACTCGCTCTGCTCTATCGCACAGCACTGCCACCCGAGGCAGAGCGAAATGGAAAGCGGGCGAGACAGCCCGTCGACTCCGTATCCGCAGACCTGGGAGCGGAGAAAAGGCGAAAAGTGACCAGTTAAACAGGAATCCGATGAAAAATAAAGTGCTGTCGTATTTGGGAAGGAGAAAGCGAGACTCTAGTCAGGGGGAAGCGGATTTGGGTGGCGGAAACGCAGCTGGAGATCCAGCAACGCGCCGCGGCCACAGAGTAGGAAAGTTGCCGAGGGACGAGGTCGTGTCGGCGGTTGGGGAACAGCGAGCAGCCGCGGGTTGTTTTGACACGCCATCCGGCCTAGATGGAAATACTGAACCGACACAGCACGTCGTGAACCGTGAAGCAACCGCTGGTTCATCCGATGCACCAGGCTTGGAAAGTCAGAGCTGTGAAGTCAGCGGTGCGGGCTGCGAGGAGCCGAAACCCGTGCGAGAGGACAATGCCTcggatccccagacgagggccATGGAAGATAAGCCACTGGGGGGAAGCAACCACGATCCCATTGTGTCTCAGGATCGAGTATTAACTGGAAATAGCACGCGTTCATCCAACTCACCCCCTCTGAAGACCTCTGACCCGGACACTGAGGGGATTTTGTCTAGTTTGGCCTCGGATCAACTTTTGGACTGTGGACTTTCGATTAGGGACGATCAAGCCGAGGCTACAATGACAAAAACCGACTGTAGCACCGTTTCATACACACCCAAAGCGACCGGCAAACTGAACAACAGTTGCCCGGTTGAAACAAAGAGCCAAACGGACTCTGATCAGACCAGCCAGAGTCCACCAGGAGGCCAAAGTTTCCCAGGAACCATACCCAAGCTCATCATAACCAGAGACCCCAGTCCGAACCGCTCCCAGGTCGCATCGAACCTGCTGAGAACGGAGCCCAACACCGGCTGTCTGGAACCTCAACCGGACGACGAGTCCCCCTGCTCGGACAGCGGCTGCGGAGGGTCTCCCGCTTTGATGCGGTCCCCCAGGAAGCTGTCCAACTCCTCTTCCATCGGCCTGTCCTCCGCCTCGTCCTTCGAGGAGTCCGAGGACGACTTCACAGGCAGCGACATCGAGTCCAGCCGGTCTCTGTGCAGTCCGGAGGATGGGACGGGGGTGAGTGTCTATTCAAGTCTTCTTCCGCAACAAACAACTTTTATAAAGTTTTCTGTTCAGTTGCCTGCAATTTATtcttcatatatattttaaaagacCTTCAGCTGGACTCTGACAAAAAACCATAAACTGGTCTTACTGCTTCAGCTACCAAAAATGAGTAATGCAAATATTGTGCAATTGACCATATATGATGGCATTACAGTATTTGAAGGTATTCTTTCCATAAACAAACATGTTGTTAGGTGTGACCACACTGGAACTAAttgtaaaattaaaatcaatcaaaaagaaaatgaaacaagtCGGTAACTGACTAGGTATTACATATTAAAATCTAGTACACACACCCAGCGTAGGAAATGTACAGTAAACATTCCTGAGTCCTGTGTCAACCTCAACCACAAACACTTTATTTTGTCATCAAATCTAAACGGTGCGTGAGAGCAGGTGTGTCAGTCACTGCTGGTGCTATAAAGACAGTCAAggaaagaaatttgtttaatatgtgtcaCGTTGATAATTAAAGGTCATTATTTGCTAGGAGCTGGAGATTTTTCAGCTGCTGTGGTGCAAATGAGGGGAAAAGGGCTCATTCATTCAGGAGAGACTTTTGATCTAATTTGTGTCATGTGTGGTAGAAGGCTTTGACTCACACTGCCCTGATAATGAGACATGACTGTAACAAATTTAAACCCAAAGGAGAGGAAAATGGTTATTATTGCCAGCCCCCACTTCTGTGTCCTTCCATCACCCGTGCCACATGATCGCATGGCTTTGATGAGCTCAGCCTGAGGACCATTTAAACATTGTTTGAATGCATTTCTTAACTGCTCGTCATTCGTTTACAGTCAGCACTTTGAGCTTTGACCAGCCTCCACGGGCGTTATTGGAGAGTTTAGCCTGCAGCCCCAAGAGGCTTACAGATTTTCCTCTCCTCCGTCCGGGAGAAGTAGCTTAAAGTTTAATAGGAAGTTGTGATGATTTCCTCTGGTGTCAGGAAGCTTTGATGCACTGTTGACTACCATGCATGGAATGCTTTAAAAACAGGATGTGTCTATCAGTATCTTCTTATCATCACGGTAGCTCTGTGAATGCTGAATGTCCAGGTTTTCATGCAGGGCCACATCACCAAGAAAGATTTTCAGCTGTCAGTGTTGTGATTCATACTGCGATGCCCGGGACATAATGATCTTCTGGTGGATGTGACGGAAAACCCAcccttttaatttatttattcattttcataGATCAGGAAAGATTGAGAAATGCGTCACCCATGAAAACTGGTGCAATTTGAAATTCACGGTCATACATTAGACCACCCCAGAGTCTCCTCTTTAACATATATTacttttgcttttctccaaaTTGTTTAGTCCTTCTCGAAGAGCTGCACCAAACACATGCCTCTTGAGATCACTGTGAGGTGGAGACAAGCTCCAGTTGATGTTTAATGATTTGATTATTCCTGTGAGTGAGGATCTAAATGTCAAAATAAAGACAGTGTGGGCAGCTTTCTTCCTTCATGCATGATTTTACAAAACAAAGTTCAGCAAAAACTTAATACAACTTGTGTCACGATGGCTTAATTAGATTAAGTATAAAAATAACATCCATGTCGAGTCCACCCATCTAGTGATCTCAACCAACTGAAAGATGAACATTTTATCCACAGAAGTTTGTCTGTTACTGTCGCAGCTTTAGTTTAGATCAAACATTCTTGTTTCTTGTTTCAAAtgtaaaacatcacaaaaaatgagaaaaaccaCACCTTAATCTCTTCTAAGAAGCCAGTGTGGTATCttcagatgtttgtttttctatgttCTGCAGTCTTAACACGCAAGCAGTgctataaaacagaaacactttAAATCCCCGCattcaaaaaggaaaaactaagAGTTTTTGCTTGAAAATTAGAAAAAGTAAAACGCCTACAATTTATAATACCCCCTCATGTTTACCATCCCCTTTGTCAGTCATTCATTTAGTGTAAAGTCCATGAAATACCTCTGTCACGTTCAGATACACATTTCTGCAAACATATTGATTCAC
The window above is part of the Pelmatolapia mariae isolate MD_Pm_ZW linkage group LG14, Pm_UMD_F_2, whole genome shotgun sequence genome. Proteins encoded here:
- the itpkcb gene encoding inositol-trisphosphate 3-kinase Cb, with amino-acid sequence MGQTRSALSHSTATRGRAKWKAGETARRLRIRRPGSGEKAKSDQLNRNPMKNKVLSYLGRRKRDSSQGEADLGGGNAAGDPATRRGHRVGKLPRDEVVSAVGEQRAAAGCFDTPSGLDGNTEPTQHVVNREATAGSSDAPGLESQSCEVSGAGCEEPKPVREDNASDPQTRAMEDKPLGGSNHDPIVSQDRVLTGNSTRSSNSPPLKTSDPDTEGILSSLASDQLLDCGLSIRDDQAEATMTKTDCSTVSYTPKATGKLNNSCPVETKSQTDSDQTSQSPPGGQSFPGTIPKLIITRDPSPNRSQVASNLLRTEPNTGCLEPQPDDESPCSDSGCGGSPALMRSPRKLSNSSSIGLSSASSFEESEDDFTGSDIESSRSLCSPEDGTGNKSWHKLKTMVHWSPFVVSFKKRYPWVQLAGHAGNFQAGEYGRLLKRYCECEQQCLQKLMTDSLRPYVPGYYGVVQKDDHDYNLMDDLLADFDSPSIMDCKMGSRTYLEEELTKARERPRLRKDMYDKMIAVDPGAPTEEERAKQGVLKPRYMQWRETLSSTATLGFRIEGIKRADGTCNTNFKKTKHREQVMQALEDFVDGNTQILKLYLQRLEELRSALEQSQFFRTHEVVGSSLLFVHDASGKAKVWMIDFGKTVPLPTPQTLDHRTPWVEGNREDGYLWGLDNLIDIFNTMLPETP